One region of Vigna angularis cultivar LongXiaoDou No.4 chromosome 10, ASM1680809v1, whole genome shotgun sequence genomic DNA includes:
- the LOC108335211 gene encoding uncharacterized protein LOC108335211: MMLHFVKPSKLKTKKIVFEDVYPARNLVTLEHLKELSSKRKAIEDSINESSFITEAIAKEMSGGLESRYEQDIQKIEQYLPLLENLISCAGVISTYGGIQMAQWTVALKIRWSSSLSTSSFFNFKGSKFFQVDNLQFELGMTLFLCGGILRERALEVLSTDLVRSTTIFREAAGIYHHLAQEVLPPLQPELPLQKPPEALAEVSTIMSLICLAEAQAVTTRKAEEKGTSSSLLAKLHHGVTLFLEEAIGIFHTVVTQYKDISPHLLEFMYFCKCLHELKGQQHLAESLKVSGQIGVAIGILYSVLTNVKKKIPGEEPWKSLYQKQIQDSSEVLRKFVHENDFVWHEKIPSGDELPLPEGNKIVNFITYSPKKWERKLSFKIKL, encoded by the exons ATGATGCTGCATTTTGTAAAACCATCAAAGCTGAAAACTAAAAAG ATAGTGTTTGAGGATGTTTATCCTGCCCGTAATCTTGTAACACTTGAACATCTTAAGGAATTAAGCTCTAAGCGTAAAGCGATTGAAGATTCTATTAATGAGAGCAGCTTCATTACAGAAGCTATTGCAAAAGAAATGTCTGGAGGGTTGGAATCTCGCTATGAACAG GATATTCAAAAAATAGAGCAGTATCTTCCATTACTGGAAAATTTGATTTCCTGTGCTGGTGTAATAAGCACCTATGGCGGAATCCAAATGGCTCAATGGACAGTGGCTCTTAAGATACGCTGGAGTAGTTCCCTCAGCACAtcttctttcttcaatttcaaGGGCTCTAAATTTTTCCAAGTTGATAATCTGCAATTTGAGCTTGGTATGACCCTTTTTCTTTGTGGTGGTATCCTGCGCGAAAGGGCCTTAGAAGTTCTATCAACTG ATTTGGTTCGATCCACCACCATTTTCAGAGAAGCTGCTGGCATTTATCATCATCTAGCGCAAGAGGTTCTCCCCCCCTTACAGCCTGAATTGCCACTGCAAAAGCCCCCGGAAGCTCTTGCTGAAGTATCCACCATTATGAGTCTCATTTGCTTAGCTGAGGCCCAG GCAGTAACTACAAGGAAGGCTGAAGAGAAAGGTACTTCGTCAAGTCTCTTGGCAAAGTTGCATCATGGTGTCACACTTTTTCTTGAAGAAGCTATTGGAATTTTTCATACCGTTGTCACACAGTACAAAGATATTTCACCGCACTTACTG GAATTTATGTATTTCTGCAAATGTTTACACGAGTTGAAAGGTCAGCAACATCTTGCAGAAAGCCTGAAGGTCTCTGGTCAAATAGGCGTTGCTATCGGTATTCTTTATTCTGTGTTGACTAATGTTAAAAAGAAGATACCAGGAGAAGAGCCTTGGAAATCACTTTACCAGAAGCAAATTCAAGATTCTTCTGAAGTGCTCAGAAAGTTTGTACATGAGAATGATTTTGTTTGGCATGAGAAGATCCCTTCAGGAGATGAGTTACCCTTGCCTGAGGGTAATAAAATAGTCAATTTTATAACATATAGTCCCAAAAAATGGGAAAGAAAACTTTCTTTCAAGATAAAACtgtag